In the Apteryx mantelli isolate bAptMan1 chromosome 1, bAptMan1.hap1, whole genome shotgun sequence genome, one interval contains:
- the USF3 gene encoding basic helix-loop-helix domain-containing protein USF3: protein MPEMTENETPTKKQHRKKNRETHNAVERHRKKKINAGINRIGELIPCSPALKQSKNMILDQAFKYITEMKRQNDELLLNGGNSEQAEEIKKLRKQLDELQKENERYIELLKANDICLYDDPTIHWKGNLKNAKVSVVIPSDQVQKNIIVYSNGSQPNGDNQGASVQGITFNVGHNLQKQTANVVPVQRTCNLVTPVTISGIYPAENKPWSQTTVSPLSSTQPVLAGNVLELSTAENERGVFAAAPASSQSASRSGTEQGLQCSSSNTPQNNQNLPKSKNDQEGTKLTKKTVRQGISIPPSASTEAFQVQQVNETCSKTHSSRNELSESGVTSNTDAGCMPPVKLSTADDFPSVNVLKNTDLISSAVTSAVEGIKAVTAISTLPPSPLDNCWSFSGSSGVGTSDLKNMSSLTRMPSAGNTQTTWTTLQLAGNTVQPLSQTPSSIMTALLNEPVNGAGTISSAHSRPLTTSISLSTSLPGDGQAAEQIVVTLPSCPSLPMQPLISQPQVKTQAAGNILPLNSAMQVIQMAQPVGSAVTGAPANQNVIILQPPNTTPCPPIVRAEVPSQNVSQQIVIIQAANQNPLPLLSAQPSASVRVPMNGPTPIANSSSSVQNAPLPQTFGGKHLVHILPRPSSLPSSSSTQTFSVTMSNQQHPQTISLNGQLFALQPVMSSSAASNQAPMQIIQPTTSEDPNTNVALNTFGALANLNQSISQMAGQSCLHLSLSHPTNPTTVNNQIATVNCVSLPTSVASSVSSEGSVLTTASNPINASPQKAAAGLPSTAKSKRTNKKPSTKKHLAVSSKVSCPVVPCKDAGKVDCATVETVVKHSNGEGLLENMPAVSQTSPTSQASSVVASSGVSISDYHSKETVSPERTVRSCSVPGLSSAEIPSSSPLESVMSEQLALIPPTAKDAVPLQQAWRSPNDPSPDSVLPESSKPCETPSTLTSSLTEAHVTNSQVAGTSAAQSSTADHTSEAGTIPESCNVEQDSSIVMQDTDLLEGQGLTKMLSDLTKERIAAEKNSSFSVQEEHSNFPTENSKSADSNVDLPQKQELLLMNTDSDTLSQHHSCISDQEVGSASLIASRQADSPMSTSSGSSRGFSVASMLPDTTREDVSSSTSTNTCNSCTFSEQTDIVALAARAIFDQENLEKGGGGIQVNMRDAVSKATDIAPLEKEQQSYKPQAVKENNTGQLETASNKFSAQDTVQTNVDRQAEKPSCSVGGLETSNTSLQISVSQSPSVTSLSVNNLIHQSRVVHPLVSCSSLSQPSEPASVPASVCLSIPSSSYINQSPGPAMMNEYAQEQLNALRANTMQTPQLQESHLKQQNHEGRKDSAKRAVQDDLLLSTAKRQKQCQTTPIRLEGMALMNRTPESISDQTQMLVSQIPPNSSNSVASVSNQGHADGLNRLFPSNSNFVTSALRQTEVQCSSQPSISEQQGQTGQHLQPIQHVPAQGISHLHGNHPYLKQQQAGQLRERHHLYQLQHHVTHGENSVHSQPHSVHQQRTIQQEVQMQKKRNLVQGNQPTQLSLQQKHHGSDQTRQKSGQPHPHHQQMQQQQMQQHFGASQPEKNCENPATSRSHHNHPQSHINQDIMHQQQQDVSNRQQGSASEHVSGHNQMQRLMTSRGLEQQMVSQASIVTRPSDMTCTPHRQERNRVSSYSAEALIGKTPSNSEQRIGISLQGSRVSDQLEMRSYLDVSRNKGLVIHNMQGRISVDHTVGSDVQRLSDCQTFKSAGPSQQPTGNFDVQASRNSEIGNSVSSLRGMQSQAFRISQNPGPPIERQKRLPYPPVQGIPTGNSLPPRENENTCHQSFMQSLLAPHLGDQVSVSQRSIPEHQRNTQCGASSTIEYNCPSARESVHIRRDGDGQNRESCDMSIGTINTRNSSLNIPFSSSSSSGDIQGRNTSPNISLQKSNPMRMTDSHGTKSHMNTPVSSNMHGVVRPAHPHPAVSHGNAEQGQPSVRQPNSSVTQRSRHPLQDNGGSKIRQPERNRSGNQRHGNVFDPSLPHLPLSTSGSMILGRQQSAIEKRGSIVRFMSDGPQVSNDNATPDQHTLSQNFGFPFIPEGGMNPPINANASFIPPVTQPSATRTPALIPVDPQNTLPSFYPPYSPAHPTLSNDISIPYFPNQMFPNPSTEKPSSGSLNNRFGSILSPPRPVGFAQPSFPLLPDMPPMHMTNTSHLSNFNLTSLFPEIATALPPDGSAMSPLLSIANTSASDSSKQSSNRPAHNISHILGHDCSSAV from the exons ATGCCAGAGATGACGGAGAATGAGACACCCACTAAGAAACAACACCG aaagaaaaatcggGAGACGCATAATGCAG TGGAGAGACATCGAAAGAAGAAGATAAATGCTGGAATAAACAGAATTGGAGAACTCATTCCCTGTTCTCCAGCCCTTAAGCAG agcaaGAATATGATCCTGGATCAGGCCTTTAAGTAtataacagaaatgaaaagaCAGAACGATGAACTTCTGTTAAATGGAGGGAACAGCGAACAGG CTGAAGAGATAAAAAAACTACGGAAACAGCTGGATGAACTCCAGAAGGAAAATGAGAGATACATTGAACTGCTGAAAGCAAATGATATTTGCCTGTATGATGATCCTACAATCCACTGGAAAGGGAATCTCAAAAATGCAAAGGTCTCAGTTGTTATTCCCAGTGATCAGGTTCAGAAGAACATCATTGTCTATTCAAATGGGAGTCAGCCCAATGGAGATAACCAGGGAGCATCTGTCCAGGGAATAACATTTAACGTTGGTCATAatttacaaaaacaaacagccaATGTTGTTCCAGTCCAGAGAACTTGCAACCTAGTGACTCCTGTGACAATTTCTGGTATTTACCCTGCAGAAAACAAGCCATGGTCTCAAACTACAGTTTCTCCACTGTCATCCACTCAGCCAGTTCTAGCAGGGAACGTTCTCGAGCTTTCCACAGCAGAGAACGAGCGAGGAgtgtttgctgctgctcctgccagctCACAGAGCGCTTCTCGCTCCGGAACAGAACAAGGACTACAGTGTTCTTCAAGTAATACACCACAGAATAATCAGAATCTCCCCAAAAGTAAAAATGATCAGGAAGGCACTAAATTAACAAAGAAAACGGTCCGGCAGGGCATCAGCATTCCTCCCAGTGCCTCCACTGAAGCCTTTCAAGTTCAACAGGTGAATGAGACCTGTTCAAAAACACACAGTTCTAGGAATGAATTGTCAGAAAGTGGTGTAACTTCAAACACTGACGCAGGTTGTATGCCACCTGTGAAACTATCTACAGCAGATGATTTTCCTTCTGTAAATGTCCTCAAAAATACAGACTTAATAAGCAGCGCTGTGACTTCTGCAGTAGAAGGAATTAAGGCTGTAACAGCAATAAGCACTCTGCCTCCCAGTCCGCTAGACAACTGCTGGTCTTTTTCAGGCTCTTCAGGTGTTGGCACTTCAGACTTGAAAAACATGAGTAGCCTTACACGGATGCCTTCAGCTGGAAACACCCAGACCACATGGACAACTTTGCAGCTAGCAGGAAATACTGTTCAGCCTCTAAGCCAAACACCATCCAGTATAATGACTGCACTATTAAATGAGCCAGTTAATGGTGCTGGTACCATATCTTCTGCTCACAGCAGGCCTTTGACTACAAGCATCAGTTTGAGTACTTCTCTGCCTGGAGATGGGCAGGCAGCTGAACAAATTGTTGTTACCTTGCCCTCATGCCCATCCTTACCTATGCAGCCATTAATCAGTCAGCCACAGGTTAAAACTCAGGCTGCAGGAAATATCCTTCCATTGAATTCAGCTATGCAGGTGATTCAGATGGCTCAGCCTGTTGGGTCAGCTGTAACAGGAGCACCAGCTAACCAGAATGTCATAATTCTCCAGCCTCCAAACACCACTCCGTGCCCTCCAATTGTGAGAGCAGAAGTTCCTAGCCAAAATGTTAGTCAGCAGATTGTAATTATACAAGCTGCTAATCAGAatcctcttcccctcctctctgcGCAGCCTTCTGCTTCTGTAAGAGTTCCAATGAATGGGCCTACTCCAATCGCAAACTCTAGCAGTTCTGTACAAAATGCCCCTCTTCCACAGACTTTTGGAGGGAAACACCTTGTCCATATATTACCAAGgccatcatctctgccatcttcTAGCTCTACACAAACGTTTTCAGTTACAATGTCAAATCAACAGCATCCTCAGACTATCTCATTAAATGGGCAGCTGTTTGCATTGCAACCTGTGATGTCTTCATCTGCAGCTTCAAATCAAGCCCCTATGCAAATTATTCAGCCCACCACCAGCGAAGATCCAAATACCAATGTTGCCCTCAATACATTTGGTGCTTTAGCTAACCTCAATCAAAGCATATCACAAATGGCTGGACAAAGCTGTTTACATTTATCTCTCAGCCACCCTACCAATCCAACAACTGTCAATAACCAGATAGCCACAGTTAACTGTGTGTCATTACCAACTTCTGTGGCATCTTCAGTATCTTCAGAAGGTTCCGTATTAACTACTGCATCTAATCCAATAAATGCTTCCCCCCAAAAAGCTGCCGCTGGTTTACCATCTACTGCAAAAtccaaaaggacaaacaaaaagccaagtacAAAAAAACACTTAGCAGTCAGCAGTAAAGTGTCTTGTCCAGTAGTTCCTTGCAAAGATGCAGGAAAGGTTGATTGTGCTACTGTGGAAACTGTGGTCAAGCATTCAAATGGTGAGGGGTTGCTTGAAAACATGCCAGCAGTATCCCAAACTTCACCTACATCACAGGCAAGCAGTGTGGTAGCATCAAGTGGTGTAAGCATTTCTGACTATCATTCCAAAGAGACTGTGAGCCCTGAACGGACAGTGAGATCCTGCTCTGTACCAGGGCTGAGTTCAGCAGAGATACCCAGTTCTTCACCACTTGAGTCGGTGATGTCAGAACAGTTAGCACTGATCCCGCCGACTGCCAAAGATGCTGTTCCTCTCCAGCAAGCATGGAGATCTCCGAATGATCCATCACCCGACTCTGTGTTGCCAGAGTCTTCCAAACCCTGTGAAACCCCCAGCACCTTAACGTCCTCTCTTACTGAAGCACATGTGACAAATTCTCAGGTTGCTGGGACATCAGCGgcacaaagcagcacagcagatCACACTTCTGAGGCAGGGACAATTCCAGAGTCCTGCAACGTTGAGCAAGATTCTTCAATTGTAATGCAAGATACAGACTTGTTAGAGGGACAAGGTCTAACCAAAATGCTATCTGATCTCACAAAAGAAAGAATAGCTGCGGAAAAAAACTCTTCTTTTTCAGTTCAGGAGGAACATTCTAATTTTCCCACAGAAAACTCTAAATCAGCAGATTCAAATGTTGATCTGCCTCAGAAGCAGGAACTCTTGTTAATGAACACAGACAGTGATACTCTTTCCCAACATCATTCCTGCATTTCTGATCAGGAGGTAGGTAGTGCTTCTCTTATTGCTAGCAGGCAGGCAGACTCCCCAATGTCAACTAGCTCTGGCAGCAGTCGAGGGTTCTCAGTTGCATCTATGTTGCCAGATACCACTAGAGAAGATGTTAGTAGCAGCACATCAACAAATACGTGTAATAGCTGTACTTTTTCAGAACAAACTGACATTGTAGCTCTTGCAGCAAGAGCTATTTTTGACCAGGAAAACCTTGAGAAAGGTGGAGGAGGAATACAAGTTAACATGAGGGATGCTGTCTCTAAAGCAACTGACATTGCACCCTTGGAGAAAGAGCAACAGTCTTATAAGCCACaagcagtgaaagaaaacaatacaGGACAACTAGAAACAGCATCAAACAAATTCAGCGCTCAGGATACAGTACAAACAAATGTTGATAGGCAAGCTGAAAAACCAAGCTGTTCTGTAGGAGGTCTGGAAACATCAAACACTTCTTTGCAGATTTCGGTGTCCCAGTCACCAAGCGTAACCAGTTTAAGTGTAAATAATCTAATACACCAGAGTCGCGTTGTCCATCCCCTTGTGAGTTGCTCAAGTTTATCCCAGCCTTCAGAGCCAGCAAGTGTTCCTGCATCTGTGTGTCTCTCTATTCCATCTAGTTCGTACATAAATCAGTCTCCGGGACCAGCTATGATGAATGAGTATGCTCAGGAACAGCTGAATGCTCTTAGGGCAAACACCATGCAGACTCCCCAGCTGCAGGAATCACACTTAAAGCAACAAAATCATGAAGGTCGCAAAGACTCTGCCAAACGAGCTGTTCAAGATGACCTTCTGCTCTCTACAGCAAAGAGGCAAAAGCAGTGTCAGACAACACCTATAAGGCTTGAAGGGATGGCATTGATGAACCGAACACCAGAGAGTATTTCTGATCAAACACAGATGCTAGTCAGCCAGATTCCTCCTAATTCATCCAATTCAGTGGCATCAGTGAGCAATCAAGGGCACGCTGATGGCCTTAATAGGTTATTCCCATCAAACAGCAACTTTGTAACATCAGCTTTGAGACAAACTGAAGTTCAGTGCAGTTCTCAACCTTCAATTTCAGAGCAGCAAGGCCAGACAGGGCAGCACTTGCAGCCTATTCAACATGTTCCTGCTCAAGGCATATCTCATCTTCATGGTAATCATCCATACTTAAAGCAACAGCAGGCTGGACAATTAAGAGAGAGGCACCACTTGTATCAGCTGCAGCATCATGTCACTCATGGGGAAAACTCAGTCCACTCTCAACCCCACAGTGTACACCAACAGCGAACAATACAGCAGGAGGTGCAAATGCAAAAGAAACGAAATCTTGTCCAGGGAAACCAACCCACACAACTTTCTCTACAGCAAAAACACCACGGAAGTGATCAAACGCGGCAAAAAAGTGGCCAGCCTCATCCTCACCACCagcaaatgcagcagcagcagatgcagcaGCACTTTGGAGCTTCCCAGCCTGAAAAGAACTGTGAAAATCCTGCAACAAGCAGAAGCCATCATAACCACCCTCAGAGCCACATAAACCAAGATATTATGCATCAACAGCAACAAGATGTCAGCAACAGACAGCAAGGTTCAGCTTCTGAACATGTGTCGGGGCATAATCAGATGCAGAGACTCATGACCTCAAGGGGTTTAGAGCAACAAATGGTGTCCCAGGCAAGTATCGTAACCAGACCATCAGATATGACATGCACCCCGCACAGACAGGAAAGAAATCGAGTTTCTAGCTACTCTGCTGAGGCACTCATTGGGAAGACACCATCTAACTCAGAACAGAGAATAGGAATATCTCTCCAAGGCTCTAGAGTTTCTGACCAGCTTGAAATGAGAAGCTACCTTGATGTTTCTAGAAATAAAGGGTTGGTCATTCATAACATGCAGGGCCGTATATCTGTCGATCATACAGTTGGCTCAGATGTGCAACGGCTCTCTGATTGTCAGACATTTAAGTCAGCTGGACCCAGTCAACAACCAACAGGCAATTTTGATGTACAGGCCTCAAGAAACAGTGAAATTGGTAATTCTGTGTCATCCCTCAGGGGCATGCAATCGCAAGCGTTTCGGATCAGTCAAAATCCTGGGCCTCCCATAGAAAGACAGAAGAGATTGCCCTATCCACCAGTTCAGGGTATTCCAACAGGAAATTCTCTTCCACCAagggaaaatgaaaatacatgcCACCAAAGTTTTATGCAGAGTTTACTCGCCCCTCACCTTGGAGATCAAGTTAGTGTAAGCCAAAGATCAATCCCAGAACATCAAAGGAATACTCAGTGTGGTGCCTCCTCCACAATTGAATATAACTGTCCCTCAGCACGAGAAAGCGTCCACATCCGAAGAGATGGTGATGGTCAGAACAGGGAAAGCTGTGACATGTCTATCGGTACAATTAACACAAGGAACAGTTctttaaatattcctttttcaAGTTCTTCTTCCTCAGGAGATATTCAGGGTCGAAATACAAGCCCAAACATTTCTTTACAGAAGTCAAATCCCATGAGAATGACGGACAGTCATGGAACAAAGAGCCACATGAATACGCCTGTTTCTAGCAACATGCATGGAGTGGTGAGGCCAGCTCACCCCCACCCTGCAGTTTCTCACGGAAATGCTGAACAAGGGCAACCTTCTGTTCGTCAACCAAATTCTTCAGTTACTCAGAGGTCAAGGCATCCTCTGCAAGATAATGGAGGTTCTAAAATCCGTCAACCTGAAAGGAATCGATCTGGAAATCAAAGACATGGAAATGTTTTTGACCCTAGTCTTCCCCATCTTCCCCTGTCTACCAGCGGCAGTATGATACTTGGGCGCCAACAGTCTGCGATAGAAAAAAGAGGAAGCATTGTCCGTTTTATGTCTGACGGTCCACAAGTGTCCAATGATAATGCCACCCCTGACCAACACACTCTCTCTCAGAATTTCGGATTTCCTTTTATTCCAGAGGGTGGCATGAATCCCCCGATAAATGCCAATGCATCTTTCATTCCACCAGTTACTCAGCCTAGTGCCACTCGAACACCAGCTCTAATCCCAGTAGATCCTCAAAATACGCTGCCGTCCTTCTATCCACCTTACTCCCCTGCCCATCCTACTCTTTCCAATGACATTTCTATCCCTTACTTTCCCAACCAAATGTTTCCTAATCCAAGCACGGAGAAGCCGAGTAGTGGAAGTTTAAATAATCGCTTTGGATCCATCTTGTCTCCTCCCAGGCCTGTTGGTTTTGCCCAGCCAAGTTTTCCTTTGCTTCCAGATATGCCACCAATGCACATGACCAACACATCACACCTATCCAATTTTAACTTGACATCTCTGTTTCCAGAGATAGCCACAGCTCTTCCTCCAGATGGTTCAGCAATGTCGCCTTTGCTTTCAATTGCAAACACATCTGCTTCCGATTCTTCCAAGCAGTCCTCAAACCGACCTGCCCACAATATAAGCCATATTTTAGGTCATGATTGCAGTTCAGCTGTATGA